The Planococcus liqunii genome includes a region encoding these proteins:
- a CDS encoding alpha/beta hydrolase produces the protein MKKSLYPIISMSLAAALLAGCSTSTSEESMLESDGTVEASETAQAKDRKKASSDGVDASSIENQFLDIPYASLSEAQQLDIYLPNEGEGPFPVIVAIHGGGFKEGDKTGTDLEPMLEGVNRGYAVVAVNYRLSQEAFFPAAISDVKAAIRHVKANAEEYNLNPDKIAAWGGSAGGHLAALAGTSGDSGELKGKNRDNINYTSGVQAVVDWYGQIDFLKIDEQFADSGITPKLGERNASGSPESKYMGRSLLEKIDEVKKANPETYITENDPAFLIQHGTADPNVPVQQSVNFAENLKAVLGEGQVELSLFEGAVHGGEPFTTEENLEEVFSFLDEKLK, from the coding sequence GTGAAAAAATCATTGTACCCAATTATTTCAATGTCCCTCGCCGCTGCTTTACTGGCCGGCTGTTCAACGAGCACTTCTGAAGAATCCATGCTGGAAAGTGATGGAACAGTGGAAGCGTCTGAAACAGCACAAGCAAAAGATAGGAAGAAAGCTTCTTCTGATGGAGTGGATGCTTCCTCTATTGAAAATCAATTTTTAGATATTCCATATGCAAGTCTGTCCGAAGCCCAGCAACTTGATATTTATTTGCCGAATGAAGGAGAAGGGCCGTTCCCGGTTATTGTCGCTATCCACGGCGGCGGATTCAAGGAAGGAGATAAAACAGGAACTGACCTTGAGCCGATGCTTGAAGGCGTCAATCGTGGTTATGCAGTCGTAGCGGTCAATTACCGTCTGTCGCAAGAAGCCTTCTTCCCGGCTGCGATCAGCGATGTCAAAGCCGCAATTCGCCACGTGAAAGCAAATGCAGAAGAATACAACTTGAATCCTGACAAAATAGCTGCCTGGGGCGGCAGTGCCGGCGGGCATTTGGCAGCACTTGCTGGCACAAGCGGAGACAGTGGTGAGTTAAAAGGGAAAAATAGGGATAACATCAACTACACTTCGGGGGTGCAGGCAGTTGTCGATTGGTACGGCCAAATCGATTTCCTGAAAATTGATGAGCAATTTGCAGATTCTGGCATTACACCGAAGCTGGGTGAACGAAACGCTTCCGGCTCGCCGGAAAGTAAATACATGGGCCGCAGCCTTTTGGAGAAAATAGATGAAGTGAAAAAAGCAAATCCCGAAACGTACATCACCGAAAACGATCCGGCTTTCCTGATCCAGCATGGAACAGCAGACCCGAACGTACCGGTTCAGCAATCGGTCAATTTCGCTGAAAACCTGAAAGCTGTTTTGGGCGAGGGACAAGTGGAACTGTCCCTGTTTGAAGGGGCTGTACATGGTGGTGAACCGTTTACTACAGAAGAGAACCTGGAAGAAGTCTTCAGCTTCCTGGATGAAAAATTGAAATAG
- a CDS encoding response regulator transcription factor → MEQPTTVLICDDNEAVHESLHAYLEAEGMMSVSVYNGNLALQLLSEQHFDLVVLDIMMPGLFGTEVCKEIRKTSDIPILMLSARSEEMDRIIGLEIGADDYITKPFSPREVVVRIKTILKRVQPKNKNLHYLNAGNLSIDVSGYEVKVNGQAIELTAKEVEVMAYLVNHKGKVINREELLYKVWGYDYTGDTRTVDTMIKRIRQKVAKAAPDFSIKSVYGVGYKFEVNE, encoded by the coding sequence TAATGAAGCAGTTCATGAAAGCCTCCATGCTTATTTGGAAGCTGAAGGCATGATGAGTGTGTCGGTATACAACGGAAACCTGGCTTTGCAGCTATTAAGTGAGCAGCATTTCGATTTAGTGGTGCTGGATATCATGATGCCGGGCCTTTTTGGAACCGAAGTCTGCAAGGAAATCCGTAAAACGAGCGACATTCCCATTCTGATGCTGAGTGCAAGAAGCGAAGAAATGGACCGGATCATCGGTTTGGAAATCGGTGCGGATGATTATATTACGAAGCCGTTTTCTCCGCGTGAAGTGGTGGTGCGGATCAAGACAATCCTGAAGCGGGTTCAGCCGAAAAATAAAAATCTACACTATTTGAATGCAGGAAACTTGTCCATTGATGTATCGGGCTACGAAGTTAAGGTCAATGGGCAAGCTATCGAATTGACGGCAAAAGAGGTTGAGGTAATGGCATATCTGGTCAACCATAAGGGGAAAGTGATTAACCGGGAAGAGCTGCTCTATAAAGTATGGGGCTATGATTACACCGGCGATACACGGACTGTGGACACGATGATCAAGCGCATCCGCCAAAAAGTGGCGAAAGCCGCCCCCGACTTTTCCATTAAATCGGTGTACGGCGTCGGCTACAAATTTGAGGTGAACGAATGA
- a CDS encoding sensor histidine kinase, with amino-acid sequence MKRLFSSKLWIAFVILAIFISGQLLGAFAIKHYFIQSKIEELQPPLTLIGEEVAKGDKISRTDDFLVKAFDVHGKEMGVYSDEKVPTSDDAKVNKKLASYLPKIISGKMAVEIHEVPGYSKRAIIIGQPIVQDGKVTGGIFLLKEARAYQAALDGFYLVFFVTLAIGTIIILAFLTVFIKEKNELEQMRKDYVANISHELKTPLSSIKALTETLADHVVTDPQKIDQYYSIILRESARLEKLIADLLELSRLQHKKVAFDKSVVDTKEVIKEAAEPFVILADELDLHFQITERAKNLPETYSNKDRIVQVLTILLDNAFKFTPEQGKVVIDAKTTGRKAEILVSDNGQGISNDILPHIFGRFNKEDLSHTSSGSGLGLSIAYEIMEQLGEKIKVESKGESGTTFIITLRRASY; translated from the coding sequence ATGAAGCGGTTATTTTCAAGCAAGCTGTGGATTGCTTTTGTCATACTAGCCATCTTTATCTCCGGCCAATTGCTGGGAGCCTTTGCGATCAAGCATTACTTTATTCAGTCTAAAATTGAAGAGCTTCAGCCGCCCCTGACTTTGATCGGGGAAGAAGTGGCGAAAGGGGATAAAATCAGCCGAACAGACGATTTCCTGGTAAAAGCGTTCGATGTGCACGGCAAGGAAATGGGCGTTTACTCTGATGAAAAGGTGCCAACTTCTGATGATGCCAAAGTGAACAAGAAATTGGCATCTTATTTGCCCAAAATCATCAGCGGCAAAATGGCTGTTGAAATCCACGAAGTGCCAGGCTATTCGAAACGGGCCATCATCATTGGCCAGCCGATTGTCCAAGACGGCAAAGTGACTGGCGGCATTTTCTTATTAAAAGAAGCACGTGCCTATCAGGCAGCGCTGGATGGTTTTTACCTGGTGTTCTTCGTGACTTTGGCAATCGGAACAATCATCATTCTCGCTTTTCTTACTGTGTTCATTAAAGAGAAAAACGAGCTGGAGCAGATGCGAAAAGACTATGTCGCCAACATCAGCCATGAACTGAAAACGCCTCTTTCTTCAATTAAAGCATTAACAGAGACTTTGGCTGACCATGTCGTGACCGATCCACAAAAAATCGATCAATACTACAGCATCATTTTGAGGGAAAGTGCGCGCCTGGAGAAACTCATTGCCGATTTGCTGGAATTGTCGCGGCTGCAGCATAAGAAAGTGGCTTTTGACAAGTCGGTCGTGGATACAAAAGAAGTGATCAAAGAAGCTGCCGAACCTTTTGTCATTTTGGCAGATGAACTCGATCTCCATTTCCAGATTACCGAGCGGGCAAAAAACCTTCCGGAAACCTATTCGAACAAAGACCGGATTGTTCAGGTTTTGACGATTTTGCTGGACAATGCTTTTAAATTCACGCCTGAACAAGGCAAAGTGGTGATTGATGCCAAAACGACTGGAAGGAAGGCGGAAATTTTGGTGTCGGATAACGGGCAGGGCATTTCCAACGACATCCTCCCACATATATTCGGCCGCTTCAACAAAGAAGATCTGTCGCACACCAGCTCCGGCAGCGGGCTTGGGCTTTCCATTGCCTATGAAATTATGGAACAGCTGGGCGAAAAAATTAAAGTGGAAAGCAAAGGCGAATCGGGAACCACCTTTATCATTACCTTGAGACGGGCATCATATTGA
- a CDS encoding DUF4362 domain-containing protein: MKKAGVIFLACLLLSGCQNEHDSFPEEDTVTIANSGDRENFDRLERFLQNFQQQNPDHIKVIFYTTEGDPIYQDLEFDGQAIKSVYDSREDQYGSGEVIETICAEFKAVETGDKPDYILTGCENKDYETEFIRVQ, encoded by the coding sequence ATGAAAAAGGCAGGGGTCATATTCTTGGCTTGTTTGTTGCTGTCCGGCTGCCAAAACGAGCATGATTCTTTTCCGGAAGAGGATACCGTTACAATAGCGAACTCAGGTGACAGGGAGAACTTTGATCGCCTGGAGCGTTTTTTGCAAAACTTTCAGCAACAGAACCCGGACCATATAAAAGTGATATTCTATACAACGGAAGGCGATCCAATCTACCAGGACCTTGAATTTGACGGCCAGGCAATCAAGTCCGTCTACGATTCAAGGGAAGATCAGTATGGCTCCGGGGAAGTCATCGAAACCATATGTGCAGAGTTTAAAGCTGTAGAAACAGGTGATAAACCGGATTATATTTTGACCGGATGCGAGAACAAGGACTATGAGACAGAGTTTATCCGGGTGCAATAA